A stretch of DNA from Cottoperca gobio chromosome 18, fCotGob3.1, whole genome shotgun sequence:
CTTCATTGACATAATGCATTCCCGAgaccctaaccttaaccatcaCATCtaaatgccccccccccaacactAACCATAAACTGAGCCTAATTATAAGCTTCATAACCAAATCTGACCCTTCAGACAGTGCTATTAGTGAGGACCAGCCAATATGTCCTCACAATGCTGATCTATCCTCACTACAAGGGGTTAAATCTGAAAttggtcctcacaaagatagcAATACAAGcccacacacaacaacaacaacaggtgcTGTCTGGGCTGAATGACTCCATTAGATTTGCATACACATGTCTTTGTCTATAAGTCATCTGAATCCcgtcaaatataaatattaatgattgattgtatgttttaatTGTACACATTACTGTATCTGTTAACAATAATTGGTGATCACATTTCCTGGTTTCAGGGTGGTGCCCcatttattgtacatttaattatgttattcaatctaattaataataatttttctaataattaataattacttTTGATAGCCATTTTAATGCCATTTGAGTGACTGTACCTACGTAATTTATCGACATGATCAACTTTCACACATatttataatactaatataatacaaaatgatcTCTGTGCTCAGAAAAATGCAAATCTGTTGTGCTTCCCAAAGTCAAGCTGGTGACAtgcaggagctgctggacaTGCAAATGACAGAATAAACCATCTTTAGCGTGTTTAATGTTGGTGTTTGTGGATATGATTTATTAAGTATGTTCATTTAAGGTGCCTGTAAACTGATATTAAATGCTTATTGTTTTTCATATCTTATTGAAGTGTCATTTCTCATTATTTAACAATTTGCCTTTCAATCAGCTCACTATTCTACTTAAACAGTCCAACAAATGAACTGTTCACATTGTTACAaggtcaaaaataaatgattattctTATGTTCTGTTCACTTGCACAAAGCTATTTATCGTTGATGTACATGGTTGTAATACAAGTGTCTCAAAAGAGATGAAGTGAATATCAAGTTGGAGGTTATTTAGGAATCAATGCTTTATTTCAGTGATGAGTGTTTGCGAATATTAAAGAGACAGTCCATAACAGTGAACAGACATGACACATAgtaaatacagagagagagagagacagcaggaaaGTGACACTGTAATGCAGTACTTTAAGAGTTGTGTTTCAAAACACTATATAtccatttgaagaaaaaaacaaactaaattgaCGTACAATGTCGTTCCTTTCATGGTGCAAATCCAACAATGATACACAGCCAAGCTGAATATTtgtaatgaaaaatgtaatgttttcttttaggaaTTTAATTGTGAAGGTTTCAGAAGTTACCTCAAATGGATGTGTAGTCTTAATGTATTCGTTTGAAATCAACTATCTCTTACTTTTGTttgcaatacatttcaaatcaaGATTACTAAGAAGGCAATtccatcatatatatatatatatatatatatatatatatatatatatatatatatatataacattcatGTATTACTGACAATAAGGCTGAATCTCCAGCAAACAAGGCCCAGATTACTTTAAGAAACAAAACCTTTCAACCTTGTTGAAATAATCAATAGTGCTCGCTCCCAGCTCGCTGTCGAGAAGCACAATTGGAAATGTAGCAGCACTATTGGGCGCTTGAACAAAGTCAGAGAATGTACTTTTACCAAACTGACAATCAGGACAATTAGGAAAAGACATGAAATCCTTTTTGGATTTCAACTTTCATTTGAATCTATTCTTCTTATTAAACATGCACTTATCGCACTGTTTGTCTTAGCTATGTGTAAAGAGAGCATTATTAGCATTCAGCATTGAAACCAATGGCTATAAACAGCCCAAAAGTATTGAATTAACTTTTGTTACAAAATAGACCGtgttaacatttcaaaataaacctCCTTACTTGGACTGGTCAATGTTTATAAAGTAGGTCattgtactctactgtattctTAGCAACAGCTAAATGATTAGCTTTGTGCTAAACATGTCCATTGGTTTCCATCAGAAATGCAATGCTAACAAGCTGTTTTTCCTAATAGCTAGCTTGATTATTGTTTCCCACACAGCGTGACTGCtttcatttgtcaaataaaaatataacaaaacttGAAAAGCTGATTTGTCCACTCACAACAGTCAgtataaaatgtatcaaatacCAACAATCATATTTTGATTCAACATAACagacaaaatgtacaaaaagaagaaatataatGGGCACTTAAGAATTTCAATGCACACGTTGGAACACAATCAAATGGCAAGATAGAAAGATTAAAATGAcgaaatagataaataaataaataataagcaaTAACTTATATAAAGTTTACTATTTGATCCGGTGTGAACTTGAGAGTCCACGACGTCCTCGACCACAAGCCTCTGTGTCCTGTATATTAACGATAAAGATTAAAACTGTATAACTGATGATGACTAACTTAAATGCTTTCCTTGCCTATTTAATAatcaatgtaaatgttttgtatcACTATGTTTTCCAGCGAACAGCACTTTTACTGGTCTCATGCTTGGTCTCATGTCCTTTGCAGTACTTTACCTAATTGAATGCGTGTTTACTGTTTGTAAAACGGAAGCTTGGAGTTGAAATCTGTTAGTTTGATGTCAACAATCACATATTACAGAGGCATGCTTATAGAACACTGAGGCGTTGTTTTATGAACGATGACAGAACTTGTGGAATTGTACAATCCAGCGACAGCGCTTCTTGGAATCCTCAGAGCGTTCTAGAATCCTCGGCAATGTTGAAGAGTGAATAGAAACATTCTAGAGTTTTGTTTCTGAGACGGTGAGCAGAAACGAGTAAAAATGTTACTGATTCCAAATATGTTAATTCATTTCATCACAAATATATAGGATAGATTTATAGACCTTCTTTTTCTCAGGAAACAATATATTAACACTCACACCAGGCAAAGACAAGACGGTGCTGCTCGTCAAAGCCATCGTGTCAACCAACTGAAGCAATCATCCAATCAGAGTCAAGCAATCGTTTCTAATTATGAATCTATCATCTAAGACTTGTAAAGAATACTAGCATATGACAAGAAACTAAATTTAAACATTCCATATTTAGACAATCCTAATGGACAAACAGGCTAAAAGTGGCCCAAGTCTTAGTCTAATAATGTTTTTCATGACCTTCGCAGGTTAATCTTCATTCAACAATATAGTCAAGTTAATTGGCTGGACAAAGATTACAAGTTCACTTCTGGGTGTTTCCCATTAAACTACAGTCTCATACTGCTGGACCAGCTTAAAGTTCACTGCTTTACTCAAAGGCCTTCTGACAAGCTCTAGAAGTTggtagctaatgttagcttccACATGTTAGACTTGATGTTAGTGCACAAATGTAATCTACAGTCCCAATGCTGTAAGGAAGTCTGTGTTCATGACCTGGAGTAAGAAATGATGTCAAACTAAGACGTAGACCTCTTTTAGCTCACCGGCCATTATTGTGTCTGTTACATACAATGTGACAAGGTCGAACATTAGAAATCGTTTAATCTTCCAATCCATTCTCTCCTTTATTTATACACTCACGCCTTTGATTCTTCTTTGCTCCCTTTATCCATCATTCACTCCATTGTGGGTTTAGGAAGCAGTGATTTCCAAAGACGTTTTCCATCTTCTGTTGCAACCTTTATTTaatcttcctttcttttttaaagcctttttttCCGTCCACTCCTCCATTTTTGTATTAATGCCAAACTGGGAGAAAGAGGGACTTATAGAACGTGACATCATGAATCCGTCATTGCATAACTGTTTCTACTCCAGCTTCACTCCTGGGTCCCATtctgcaatattttaaatgtttgcatgagGGTAGCAAACTCTTGTTCCATTCCCCATCATCTGCTACTATCCTCATCACTCTTTGAACTTTAGTTTTACGATTTAGTTCAAAGACCATTCTGTCATTCACTGTTTCATTGTTTTGACGATTACTATGATGAGACTTTATCCAACTCATCAAAGATGTCAAAGCGAGATCATAGTTATATTGTGGTCTATTGATGTAATGATGGGGAATACTTCTTCGCTTCGTCCTCTTTTCTATCCATCCCTCCTTCCAATGTTACAGGCAGCGGCAGGtttcatgcatttatttgtagAATTTGACACCGTGCACAACTTCTCCCTCCATCCGTCTTTCCTGCATCCGCTTCATTTCTCCGTCCGAGCCTCCATCACTGTAGGTAGCGGTAGACTTTGAAGCAGTGGTTGCCAGAGTCAGCCACTACCACATTTCCATCTGAGGTCAGAGCCAGACCTTGGGGTCCGTACAGAGGGTCCGCCGATGTGTTGATGTAGGAGAGAAAGGAGCCACTGCCGTCAAACACCTGGAAATGTTTCAGCAGAGAAAATGTGTTCTGGTTATTGCAATAACTCCCAACAACCAATAAAGGGACTTCTCGTCATTACAGGCTGACCAGCACTGCTGTACCTGTATTCTGCTGTTGCCCCAGTCAGCTACGATGATGTTCCCATTAACGTCCACAGCTACACCAGTGGGAGCGTTGAACTGGCCGTTTCCTTCACCATTAGAGCCAAATTTCAACACCAGCTCTCCCTCCGGGGTGAAAACCTGATtgggacagagaaagagatcCATATTCATGTGTCCTGTTAAAGTGTCCTTGAGCGTTGAAGGTAACGTACAGTCATGAAGGCCTCACCTTGACAGAGTGGTTATGGAAGTCAGTCACGATGATCTCATTGTTCTTGTTCACTGCTGCAAAGTGTGGACCTTCAGGATAGGAGCAAAAAAACTTTCAGTGCTGACACTTCAACTACTTTCAGTGATTACACTGCAGCTGATATGTCAGCTGCTTTCAGCACAAACACTTTAATTGCTTTACCTGCTTTTACAATTCATCTCACTTTAACTGCTTTCAGTCTTTGCACTTCAAAAGGTATCTCAACTGCTTCTACATTTTACCAGACATTTAACTGCTTTCAGTGTTGACACTTCATCTTTCACTTCAAGGGCTTTTGGTGATTATACTTCAACTGGCATCTCCAGATCAACTGCACATGTGATTGCAACATTGGTAATAGATTTGTtaatttttaaattaaaagattaTAATTTAGTTTATGAATCATTGGCCTTGTTCAGCCTTTTGTCTTGTAgcttttttatatacatttcaaGACTGTCTTTGATACACTACCTGCAAATTGCTTGTCACCGTTGCCTCGACTCCCAAACTTGGTGACGAGCTTGCCAGTCAGCTGGAAGATGAAGACAGTGCACGCCTTGTTGTCAACAACGATCACATGACCTTCCTGGTCCACAGACACGCCCTTTGGCCCCATGAGTCTACCAGAGCCAAGTTTTGCCTAGATGGATATGAGCAACGAGAAGGAAGAACCAgtcaacaaaacacaagacatCAGAAAGTCTACCAGCATCAAAGCCATATCGGTGCACCTACCTTGTACTTGCCCTCGCTGGAGAAGATGCTGACCCACTTGTTGTCATAGTCGGCGATGATGATATCACCGCAGGGGTGCACGGCCACGCCGGTGGGACGCTGCAGTTGCCCTGGTGACCGTCCCCGCATGCCAAAACGACTCTTGAATTCTCCGTCATTGGAGAAAATCTGGAGTGGAGAGACATTTGTGAGGACCCTCATAGACATAATGCATACCTTAACTTATAAACCTAAATTGACCCTCAACTTTAAACCCAAGTGCTTTACCTGGACACACTGATTGTTGCTGTCAGCAATCAGTATCCTGCCACTGGAGGAGGCAGCCACTCCCTGAAGGTTGGTGAACTCTCCTTTATTCCTCCCCTTCGTTCCTGAAGAAAGCAGGAACAATCCAATCttaaacatttctttcagcCTCATGAAAAACGATGTATGCTCTAGCTTTATAATAGCTTTAGCTTCAATAGCTGTGATGTAATGTCGCACCGATTCTGAAGATAAGGTCGTCCTCGATGGGGTTCTGGGTTTTACGTCGCGGGGTACCCAAGGCACTGCTGGCCCTCTTGGAGCCCTTTTTCTTCTGGCCGGGGGACTTCCCTCGTCTCTTTGCCCCCTCAGAGGAGCCCGTGGACGGGGTGGCGTAGGCTGCTGAGTTGGTTGccgtggtggtggagggggacACCTGGAGATGGAGGCACTATAAATGTTAGGTGTTTAGCTAAGCAAGTTAACTTGAAAAGGTGTCGTACATCTTTTCCCAATCTTGGGGTTGGGACCTCACGTTGAGAAGGCTCATTTAAAtcaagttcatttaaaaaagtttaatttacaTTAGAAAACATCAACACTTGATCAAATAGTTAATTGCTTGAATAATGTTACATGAACCTTGTTCTGAATGAACATTGAACTGAACTCCAAAAACGTTGATGTGGCATTTAGGGCAGTAGTATGCATAGCTTAGGTAGTAAGCCTTCCTGACGTGTGGTAAGATAGCAAATTAGCAAAAAAGACAAAGTTGGACGACACTTTGTACGAATTAGTTTGCTTCAAACATGCCCTTGTCTTCACTCTACACCACACTTCCCaccagtggtggaggaagcaTTCAGATCCtgtactgcagtaaaagtactaatagtACACCGTAaaatactacaagtaaaagtcctgaattgGAAATGTTgcttcagtaaaagtatgtaagtatgatCAGAAAAGTATGCAGAAACATTTTTTGTTAATTAATATTAGTAGCTGGAACCATTTTGTACAATTTcacatgttttgtgtgcaaaaataatacatttgtaaagtaactgtacttagttactgCCCTCCACCCACCTCTACGTCTGCATCTAAGACCCTGTTGACAGTCAGTTTGAAGGGGCTTCCTTTGATGTGCTGGTCGTACAGACGGAGCGCCAACGAGAAGTCGCCCTCCTTCGGCACCGTGTACACAAACTCATAAGTCCCATTCTTGTGGTCCAATATTTCACCGTCCACTATGCTGCCATCCGGGGTGAACACCTGGGTTGACACACGGGCAACGTTTTGTTATTAATTTTCCACAGACTACGTGTCATTTGAGCGTGCTCGTAAAACTAACCTCGGCTGACAGGATTGCGTTGCCGCTCTTGCAGGCTCCCCCCGACTTGTCTCTTGTCACAATGGTAACCGAGGCAGGatgtcccacaatgcactgctcCAAACCAGCACCCATGGCTTCACTCTGGCTCGCCACCGCACTGAGGAAGcggaggaagatgaggatggTCAAAGTGGTGTTAAATGCCAAAATGCTTTTATAGCACGCGGCTGAATGTGTGGCGTGTCACCTGGTTGTGACGATGGTCCCCAGGTTGTGTATGGACTTCCTCAGCCCGTCAGTCTCCATCAGCAGATCCAGCTGGTCGTTCTCCTCCGGCTGACACGGCAGGCCGAGGCCGGCCAGCTCCCCCAgtctctcctgcagctcctgcttcACCTGCAGACTCGCCACACACGCCTCGGCAGCCAGAGCCTCCTCCGTCTGGGTACAGGAGGCCATGATGTCCCCCTCCCCCCGCAGGAGGCTGTCCACCTGCACCTGGAGGACCTGGAAAcagatataatgtgttttagcaattcaTTGTTTGATTCTCATTCCTAAACTCTGCCAGATGAGCAGTATGTCATTTGTGCACCTTCTGTTTGAGTCCGTATGTGACCTCCAGCTCCATCAGCAGAACACTCTTCCGGACATCCAGCTGCTTGTGCAGATCCTCGAAGCTCGACTGGATGTCCTCTTCGATGGAagctctctgattggtcagcTGTTGGAGGATCTCCTTAACGAAGGACAGGGCGTCTGAAATCTGAGGGAGTCTGGAGGGATAAATATGGGGATAAATGGGGGATTGTCATTTTTGCCATTGTGTCCTTGCTGCTCCATGATCCTGCAATCCCCTGTGTGTCCACCAGGTGTCAGCATCTCCTCTTCACTCCATTACCTGGGTCTCATTAGTTATTTGTGCCTGTGTGTTCTCTGAGTGTTATTAATCCAATGAAAAAGTATGTTTACTTAATTACAATTGTGAGgctttatttcattatttcaatTCTCTGCTCCTTTATGCTTctgctccactacatctcagaggtaaatattgtgtTGTTCAGTTatagttactttgcaaattGAGATTTGTACATATAAACATGTGTAATgagtatttaaaatatgatgcattgttacatttaaaaactacacAACAACCTACAGAGTAGTTGAACTGGTGTTAGCCTTCACCAGCTTAAGCATTAAAATGCTGACCAGACATAACcgtaataatgataaataatatgCTCTGCATAATGTGTACTTTAAGCGTCGTCCTCACTTGATCATGTATCCAAAGCAAGAATATTGGATTTAAAAGGGAATTATGTGTCTGATCGTAGATCCCCGACTGGATATATGTACTGATGAAACACCTTTTCTCCTTTACATTACCACTACAGCTGTACAACTTTATCCTAATTACAATAATACAGCCGTGTGAGACTTCCACCTGTTCTGGACGGCGCCCAGCctctcctgcaggctgctgtggTGCTGCTCCAGGGCCTGGCTGAGCGGCACCTGAgggtgctcctcgtgctccggCACACAGTCCTCACACAGCGCACACTCGCAGGCGGAACAGTACAGCTCTGCCACCTGCGGACGAGAAGATGAGCATGGTGGCAGAAAGAGGAGGATACAGTTACAGGGACATTCGGATAAAACGCACAACTGACTGCTCATTTGACTACAGGgcagagccaagctagctgttcccccctgaatccagtctttatgctaagctaacctgctgctggctgaagcttcatatttagtgcacagacatgagagtggtatcatctaactcttggcaagaaagcaaataagcctattccccaaaatgtcaaactattcttttaaattACTTTGAATTGAGTTTGAGTTCAGGGGACATTAATGCTACAACCAGAACCCGAACAGGTTGCGACACAGTGTCGGGATGCTTGGTTGCGTAAAGGTTCGGCCTTCAGTACAAGTTATTTTCAAAGTCTCTGTCTGAATGTGCGTCCTCCTCTGTGTCTTGTTAGAGGATATTCTGTCCCCAAGTGTGTCACTCACAGTCAGTAATGGACGAAGTAAAGCAAAGATATGAAGTATAAAGGTAAGGTAAGGGATGCAGGTACACGTTGGGTTCTGGACTGTGCAGAACTGATTAATCTCATCTTGTAATGTTGTGCTCACTCAGAACCTACAggacacatttctgtctttgaaagaacaaatgaaaacagagcAACGAGCTCCTTGTATGTTTCCTACCTTCCCTGTATGTTGGGGGCAGGCGTTTTTACCAGGTGGAGCCTCCAGGACGGTGCACTCTTCACTGCTGCTATCTGGGGAGTGTTGGTGGGTCTCCATCTGCGAGCGGCAGCCTGGTGGGGGTGGACCTCCGAAGACACCCCTTCTTCCACACTGCAGCCAGGGGAAGGGGCTTCAGATTCAAGgttttcctcctgctgtcctgaACTCCTTGTCTCACTCTTTATTCCATTGTGCCTTCGGGAGGACGGAGCAAAACATGGAGATTAACTCCTTGAAACACATGTTGGATTTTAGGAGAGGCATGACTTTTGTTGTCTAAATGTTCTCAGCCAAGAGGAGGGGCTGCGTCCATGCACCCCCAATCCTGCAGGACTTTTCCACTCAGCACCAAGAAAAGAGTGCTGGGAAATCACTAATTTCAGTGGACAATCGTGCACTTTAGTCCAAGCTTGACCTCGCTGCTGCAAAGAGGATTTGAACCAGCAGTCAGATTATTCCATTACACTCCTGTTGGGTAAAAAGGGGTCCAGGTATCCAAAACGCCACAGATTTTCCATTTAAAACGTCCTTCTGCTTCCATGTGTTGTCTATAGCGGAGCAGTAAGAGGAAGATTCACAGTGTGACGGCTCCGGTGCAATCCTCTTTCGCTGTCATTTAGGGGAAAGTTGGTTTAATTCACAGAGGGTTCAAACGGAGGTTATCCTGCGGAGAAAGGAGACGGATGAGGATTAGGTGGAAAAAGCAGATAAACATGGATGAACACTTCTGCTCTGCACTGCGTACTTTGCTGCCATGTAGTTTAAGTGATTACTGTTCGGCTCTGCAAACACAATCCCACAGTCGTGTTTCCATCATCAATGTTTCCAGTTCTTGACTCTGGCGAGTCGATGAGTGATGCAAAAACACAACCAGTTGTAATAAACCTGAATCATCATTTAATGTGAATATCTTAACAACACCACAACGTTAGCCTAACAAACGCACTTGTTTTAACGATGATCTTTCACTGAACCTAACCAAGtccttgtgtttgtatttagttttacttgAGTTCACAActttaaccacgtgtttaaagcTGCGACTTGAATCCAGAACACAAAATCTTTCTCCCGAAACGTGGTTGAGCGTGCAGCTTTGTCGCTCTGTAGGAATGTCCATATGCTCATAAGCTCATATGCTCACCCCTAATTAACTCCCAGATGGTACGCTCCGTAGTGATGAACATGTGCAGCAGGTCCAGGAACAGATGGTACGATCcacagatggggggggggggggggggctgtgcaGCATGTAGGACCAACAGAGGGAAGTGAATGACGAGTAGGATCCTAATAAAGAGCTTCTGCAGTAATGTAGGTCACGGAAATGTCTTcaaagtgatggagagagagagaggcgggggTGAGGCTGCGGTTTCCATGGTAACAGACTGCACAGGGAGGGGTGAGGAGGAAATGCAACAAAAAGTGAAGCAGTCACGGCCCTTTAATCCTAAAATCCTAGATTTACcagggtgtgtgagtgtgtgtgtgtgtgtgtgtgtgtgtgtgtgtgtgttgtgtgtgtgtgtgtgtgtgtgtgtgtgtgtgtgtgtgtgtgtgtgtgccacaggAGAAATGGCCTAGCTTTGTTCACACTGATGGAGTGTTCCAGTTGTGTGTGACACGTGGGATGCAGTTTCTGAAAGGACATCACATGGATCCAGAGGTGTGAGTCTGCTGGAcacagaaacaagaagaagaagaagaagaagaagaagaagaagaagaagaagaagaagaagaagaagaagaagaagaagaaatcctgCAGAAGAGTGCGTCCCACATGTGGGGGTGCAGCATGTGCACGATGGTTCAAAGACtccatgaaataaaacaaaagcttaaaatgaaatatggaGCTTAATCCAAGATGACGTTCGTCGAAGAGTCTTTAATACGTCGTCTGCTcgttaaatgtctttaaaagtgtttttgttcttctgtgATTCAGAAACTATTTCAGATTTGATCTGTAAATAaagtatcatcatcatcttagTGACAATTTTGTGgctaaaacttattttaaataaaatatttcaagtGAAGTGagttaaagaaaacagaaaaatatgtttttctcaaGTATTTGAAgctaaaagaacaaaaacaaacaaacgtttaatttctaaatattgtcaggttttatattttaaaataatatatcttatatatttatGTCCAAATACAACAGTTCAGCATTTCTGTCTACCTTTACAGagatgttattatttatattcaaagCTGAAGGTGTTTGTATTTGATTGCATAGAtcattgttttaaatcaaaacTTTACTAATTTCCCCAAATATTTCcttaaatttatttatatattagattttcttaaatttatttatatattatatttccttaaatgtatatatatattatatttccttaaatttatttatatattatatttccttaaatttatatatatattatatttccttacattatttatatattatatttccttatatttatttatatattatatttctttaaatttatttatatattatatttccttaaatgtatttatatattagatttccttaaatttatttatatattatatttccttaaatgtatatatatattatatttccttaaatttatttatatattatatttccttatatttatttatatattatatttccttaaatgtatttatatattatatttccttatatttatttatatattatatttccttacatttatttatatattatatttctttaaatttatttatatattatatttccttaaatttatatatatattatatttccttacatttatttatatattatatttccttacatttatatatatattatatttccttaagtttatatatatattatatttccttatatttatttatatattatatttccttaaatgtatttatatattatatttccttatatttatttatatattatatttccttatatttatttatatattatatttccttttatttatttatatattatatttccttaaatgtatatatattatatttccttatatttatttatatattatatttccttttatttatttatatattatatttccttaaatgtatatatattatatttccttacatttatttatatattatatttctttaaatttatttatatattatatttccttaaatttatatatatattatatttccttacatttatttatatattatatttccttaaatttatatatatattatatttccttaaatttatatatatattatatttccttaaatgtatttatatattatatttccttatatttatttatatattatatttccttatatttatttatatattatatttccttttatttatttatatattatatttccttaaatgtatatatattatatttccttatatttatttatatattatatttccttttatttatttatatattatatttccttaaatgtatatatattatatttccttacatttatttatatattatatttctttaaatttatttatatattatatttccttaaatttatatatatattatatttccttacatttatttatatattatatttccttaaatttatatatatattatatttccttatatttatttatatattatatttccttaaatgtatttatatattatatttccttatatttatttatatattatatttccttacatttatttatatattatatttctttaaatttatttatatattatatttccttaaatttatatatatattatatttccttacatttatttatatattatatttccttaaatttatatata
This window harbors:
- the LOC115023787 gene encoding tripartite motif-containing protein 2-like, producing the protein METHQHSPDSSSEECTVLEAPPGKNACPQHTGKVAELYCSACECALCEDCVPEHEEHPQVPLSQALEQHHSSLQERLGAVQNRLPQISDALSFVKEILQQLTNQRASIEEDIQSSFEDLHKQLDVRKSVLLMELEVTYGLKQKVLQVQVDSLLRGEGDIMASCTQTEEALAAEACVASLQVKQELQERLGELAGLGLPCQPEENDQLDLLMETDGLRKSIHNLGTIVTTSAVASQSEAMGAGLEQCIVGHPASVTIVTRDKSGGACKSGNAILSAEVFTPDGSIVDGEILDHKNGTYEFVYTVPKEGDFSLALRLYDQHIKGSPFKLTVNRVLDADVEVSPSTTTATNSAAYATPSTGSSEGAKRRGKSPGQKKKGSKRASSALGTPRRKTQNPIEDDLIFRIGTKGRNKGEFTNLQGVAASSSGRILIADSNNQCVQIFSNDGEFKSRFGMRGRSPGQLQRPTGVAVHPCGDIIIADYDNKWVSIFSSEGKYKAKLGSGRLMGPKGVSVDQEGHVIVVDNKACTVFIFQLTGKLVTKFGSRGNGDKQFAGPHFAAVNKNNEIIVTDFHNHSVKVFTPEGELVLKFGSNGEGNGQFNAPTGVAVDVNGNIIVADWGNSRIQVFDGSGSFLSYINTSADPLYGPQGLALTSDGNVVVADSGNHCFKVYRYLQ